In the genome of Telluria mixta, the window CTGCACCGGCTGGACGCGTTGCGGCAAACGCACACGGGACGCGAACTGGGCCACGTGCTCGTCGCGACGAGCCGCGCGTATTGGTGGCTGAAGGACAAGAATCGCGCCGTCGATGCGGCCCTCGGGGCCGAGCGGCTCGGCCGCGAACTGCACGACGACGACTTGCTGGCGCGGGCGATGTTGAGCCATGCGTATGCCTTGTCCATGTACGTGCACGACCAGGAAGCCGCGCGCCGGCTGATCCAGGGGGCCGCCCGGCTCGCGGACGATTCGGCCGACCCGTACCTGAAAACCCAGGCGCTCGTCACGCAGGGACTGCTGGCGGAAGAGGATGGCGACACGGCCAGCGGCATCGAATTCGTGACCCGGGCGGTGGACGTCGCGCGGGCCGGCGACGATCCGGACGCGCTGCAGATGGCGCTGCGCGAACAGGCACGCCTGCTGGCCGGCGTCGGCAAATACACCGACGCGCTGGCGCGCACCGACGAGATGATCGCCGCCGCCCGCGCCCGCGGCATTGCAGGCCAGCTCGCGCATGCGCGCCTCGCCGAGTACGCGACGGCCGCGCGCACGGGCAATCCGAAGCGGGCGGAGAGCGCGCTGAAGGCCGCGGTAGACCTTCTTCAAAAGCTCGATGCGCAGGAGCGCCTGGCGGTGCCGCTGGCGAACCTGGCGGAGCTCTACATGCAGAGCCGGCGCTTCGGCGAGGCGGAACGGGCCGCCGCTGCGGCGCTGCGCATTTCGCGCGCCGTCGGCGACGACTACGGCATCCAGCTCGCCACGTTCGAACTCGGACTCACGCAGATCTACTTCCGCAATATCGCCGAGGGCAGGGCCATGGCCGACAAGGCGCTCGAGGCGCTCAAGAACGACGACCAGTACGTTCGGATGCTGCTCAACTACGGCCATGCGCTGGGCCAGGTCGGTTTCGGCGAAGCCGCCCTGACGATCTACGAAAAAGCCGGCTCCGTGTCGCTGGCCGCGTGGCGCAAGGAAAAGCAGTTGTCCTACGAGGCGTTGCAGCGCGCCCGGGACAACCAGAAGAAGCAGAGCGAACTCGCCGCGCTTCACCACGAGAGCATGCTGAAGGCGGCGGACCTGCAGAACGCCCGGCGCCAGCGCAGCCTGTGGGTGGCACTGTGCGCGACGGCGGGCGTCGCCATCGTCATGATCGCCTTCCTGTACCGGCGCGTGGCGAAGGCGAACAAATCGCTGCAGCAGAAGAACGAGCAGCTGTTCCTGCAAAGTACGCGCGATTCGCTGACGGGGCTCTTCAACCGCCACTACTTCTACGAACAGGTCGTGCCGCATCACCACCGCAAGGCGGGCGCCGCGTCCGAACGGCGCGCCGGCGCGGAAGGGCGCACGGGCGGCGTGTTCCTGCTGATGGATGTCGACCGCTTCAAGTCGATCAACGACACGCTGGGCCATGGCGCGGGCGACGTCGTGCTGAAGAACGTGGCGGCCCGGCTCGGCGCCACCTTGCGCGAACAGGATGTTCTGGTGCGCTGGGGCGGCGAGGAATTCCTCGCCTACCTGCCCGGCATCGGCACGGACGAGGCCCGCCAGGTGTGCGCGCGCGTGCTCGCGGCCGTGGGCGGCACGCCGATCGCCCTGGACGACCGCGCGCTGAACGTGACGATCTCGATCGGCTTCTGCCCCAAGTCCCTGAACCCGGGCGACGTCGATCCGGACTGGGAGCAACTGGTCCATCTCGCCGACCTGTGCCTGTACGCGGCCAAGCAGGGCGGGCGCAACCGGGCGGTGGGCATCCTCGACGCCGCCGTGCTGGCGCCGTACGTGATCGCCGCGGCGGATGCGGACCTGACGCGGGCGGCCGCGGACGGCGTGCTCGCGCTGGCGACCGTCATGGGGCCGGCCGCGCCGCCGGTCCGGGCGGCCGCCTGACTGCCGTCGTCAGGACTCCCAATATCCCGCCGTGTTGTACACCGCCTTCAGGTGGTCGATGAAGTGCCGGATCTTCGCCGGTAAATAGCGCTGCTGCGGGAACACGGCCTGGATCGGGTAGTTCCCGACCGCGTAGTCGTCCAGCACCGTCACGAGTTCCCCGCGTTTCAGCTCGGCCTGGATCTCCCACGTGGAGCGCCAGCCGATGCCCAATCCCTGTTTCACCCAGTCGAACAACAGCTCGCCGTCGTTGCACGCGAGGTCGCCGTCCACGCGCACGGCGAACAGCTTGCCGTCGCGCTGGAACGTCCAGCCGCGCTGCTGGCCGCCCTGCAGGTTGAAGGCGAGGCAGTTGTGGCGCGCGAGATCTTCCGGTGCGCGCGGCACGCCGTTGCGCTCGAAGTAGTCGGGCGTGCCGCACACGACGCGCCGGTTCGGGAACAGCGGAATCGCGACGTAGTTCGGGTCCGTCACCTCGCCGATGCGGATCGACATGTCGTAGCCTTCGCGCACGAGGTCCACGACGCTGTCCGTGAAGTTGAACGACATCTTGAGTTCCGTGTGGATGGCGCGGAAGGCGGGCGCGTGCGGCGCCACGTGCTTGCGGCCGAACGCGGCCGGCGCCGACACCACCAGGTGGCCGCGCACCGTGCTGCGGCCCGCGCTGATGCTGTTTTCCGTGATGTCGAAATCGCGCAGCAGCTGGCGGCACGGTTCGATGAATTGTTCGCCCAGCGCCGTCAGCGTCAGGCCGCGCGTCGAGCGGTGCATCAGGCGCACGCCGAGACGTTTTTCGAGACCGTCCAGGCGGCGGCCCATGACGACGGGCGTCACGCCTTCCGCCAGGGCGGCGCCGGCGAAACTGCCCTTTTCGGTGATGAGTACGAAACTGCGTATTTCGGTGTAGCGGTCCATGCCTTTTATCCCATTCAATACTTAAAGTATCGACAGAGCCGATAATAGCAGCAATTCAACTTGCCGTGGGTTATGGCTATGCTGGGTCATCAGTCCAAGACTAACCATAGCAACGGAGGAGAACATGGCCCGAATGAGAGCAATCGACGCAGCGGCGGAAGTGCTGCGCAAGGAAGGTGTGAGTACGGTGTTCGGCGTGCCCGGCGCCGCGATCAACCCGTTTTACTCGGCGATGAAGAAGAACGGCGGCTTCGAGCACGTGCTCGCCCGCCACGTGGAAGGCGCCTCGCACATGGCCGAGGGCTATACCCGCGCCAAGGCCGGCAACATCGGCGTCTGCATCGGCACGTCGGGTCCGGCCGGCACCGACATGATCACGGGCCTGTACTCCGCCTGGGCCGATTCGATACCTATCCTATGCATTACGGGCCAGGCACCCCGTGCCCGCCTGTACAAGGAAGACTTCCAGGCCGTCGACATCGAGTCGATCGCCAAGCCGGTCACGAAATGGGCCGTCACCGTGCGCGAGCCGGACCTGCTGCCGCGCGTCGTCCAGCAGGCATTCCACCTGATGCGCTCCGGCCGTCCGGGCCCCGTGCTGATCGACCTGCCGTTCGACGTGCAGGTCGCCGAGATCGAATTCGACATCGACACCTACGAACCGCTGCCGGTCTACAAACCCGCCGCGACCCGCGCCCAGGCCGAAAAGGCGCTGGCGATGCTGAACGCCGCCGAGCGTCCGCTGATCGTCTGCGGCGGCGGCGTGTTCAATGCCGACGCGGCCGCCAGGCTGCAGGAATTCGCCGAGATCGTCGGCGTGCCCGTGATCCCGACCCTGATGGGCTGGGGCGCGATCCCCGACGACCACCCGCTGATGGCCGGCATGGTCGGCCTGCAGACGTCGCACCGCTACGGCAACGCGACGATGCTGGAATCCGACTTCGTGATCGGCATCGGCAACCGCTGGGCGAACCGCCACACCGGTTCCGTCGACGTCTACAAGAAGGGCCGCAAGTTCGTCCACATCGACATCGAACCGACCCAGATCGGCCGCGTGTTCGGGCCGGACCTGGGCATCGTCTCCGACGCCGGCGCCGCACTGGACCTGCTGATCGACGTGGCCAGCGGCATGAAATCCATCGGCGGCCTGCCGGACAGGAGCGCCTGGGTCGCGCAGTGCCAGGAA includes:
- a CDS encoding LysR family transcriptional regulator, which gives rise to MDRYTEIRSFVLITEKGSFAGAALAEGVTPVVMGRRLDGLEKRLGVRLMHRSTRGLTLTALGEQFIEPCRQLLRDFDITENSISAGRSTVRGHLVVSAPAAFGRKHVAPHAPAFRAIHTELKMSFNFTDSVVDLVREGYDMSIRIGEVTDPNYVAIPLFPNRRVVCGTPDYFERNGVPRAPEDLARHNCLAFNLQGGQQRGWTFQRDGKLFAVRVDGDLACNDGELLFDWVKQGLGIGWRSTWEIQAELKRGELVTVLDDYAVGNYPIQAVFPQQRYLPAKIRHFIDHLKAVYNTAGYWES
- a CDS encoding GGDEF domain-containing protein, encoding MVVRRILLGLLLVCQAAVVQSGEPYDDFTRDLTVIREEAYVMPRAALHRLDALRQTHTGRELGHVLVATSRAYWWLKDKNRAVDAALGAERLGRELHDDDLLARAMLSHAYALSMYVHDQEAARRLIQGAARLADDSADPYLKTQALVTQGLLAEEDGDTASGIEFVTRAVDVARAGDDPDALQMALREQARLLAGVGKYTDALARTDEMIAAARARGIAGQLAHARLAEYATAARTGNPKRAESALKAAVDLLQKLDAQERLAVPLANLAELYMQSRRFGEAERAAAAALRISRAVGDDYGIQLATFELGLTQIYFRNIAEGRAMADKALEALKNDDQYVRMLLNYGHALGQVGFGEAALTIYEKAGSVSLAAWRKEKQLSYEALQRARDNQKKQSELAALHHESMLKAADLQNARRQRSLWVALCATAGVAIVMIAFLYRRVAKANKSLQQKNEQLFLQSTRDSLTGLFNRHYFYEQVVPHHHRKAGAASERRAGAEGRTGGVFLLMDVDRFKSINDTLGHGAGDVVLKNVAARLGATLREQDVLVRWGGEEFLAYLPGIGTDEARQVCARVLAAVGGTPIALDDRALNVTISIGFCPKSLNPGDVDPDWEQLVHLADLCLYAAKQGGRNRAVGILDAAVLAPYVIAAADADLTRAAADGVLALATVMGPAAPPVRAAA
- the gcl gene encoding glyoxylate carboligase, with product MARMRAIDAAAEVLRKEGVSTVFGVPGAAINPFYSAMKKNGGFEHVLARHVEGASHMAEGYTRAKAGNIGVCIGTSGPAGTDMITGLYSAWADSIPILCITGQAPRARLYKEDFQAVDIESIAKPVTKWAVTVREPDLLPRVVQQAFHLMRSGRPGPVLIDLPFDVQVAEIEFDIDTYEPLPVYKPAATRAQAEKALAMLNAAERPLIVCGGGVFNADAAARLQEFAEIVGVPVIPTLMGWGAIPDDHPLMAGMVGLQTSHRYGNATMLESDFVIGIGNRWANRHTGSVDVYKKGRKFVHIDIEPTQIGRVFGPDLGIVSDAGAALDLLIDVASGMKSIGGLPDRSAWVAQCQERKRTMLRKTHFENNPIKPQRVYEEMNRAFGKDTTYVSTIGLSQIAAAQFLHVYKERNWINCGQAGPLGWTVPAALGVVASGAKTDVVAISGDYDFQFMIEELAVGAQFKLPYLHVVVNNAYLGLIRQAQRGFDMDYCVQLAFENINAPELGSYGVDHVAVVEGLGCKAIRVRHVDDIQPAFAEARRLMAQHRVPVVVEIILERVTNISMGTEIDAINEFEPLADHPGDAPTAIRA